A window of Balearica regulorum gibbericeps isolate bBalReg1 chromosome 19, bBalReg1.pri, whole genome shotgun sequence genomic DNA:
GGGTCTGGAcccaaaagaaaatggcaaagttGAAAACCTTTCCAATGAATTGGCCTCAAACAGAGCAAGTCAGTAACTACTAGCAGAAGAAAGCCAGCCCGGTGTTCCCACTGAGGAAAAGCAGTGACCCCAGTAGCAACCACTTCTGATTTGACACTGACACAAGAAATCCCCATCTTCCCAGTCACTACGTACCTGCAGGCACGATCAGGAGAATTAAGAATTTCATAGTAGAATACAGAGAAGTTGAGCGCAAGTCCTAAGCGGATAGGATGTGTTGGCGGGAGTTCTGTCATTGCAATATCACTAGCAGCTTTATAAGCCACCAAGCTATTCTCTGCAGCCTCCTTCCTGTCATTTCCTGTGGCAAACTCAGCCAGATACCTATGGTAGTCCCCCttcctgaaaacagaaagttaGAAGTCAGTAGTCCTTACTTCCCCACCAGCCACTAAAATAACAGCTTAGTTCTGAAACTGATGTTTATATATTCCCACACAAAGGACACTGCTACTGGATTACCGTCTAGACAACAGTGCATTAGTACTTGAGTGAATTTTAAACCAGACAGGAAAAATAGTTTGGGTTCACTTATTTTCTAGCATTGGTACACAAAACCATAGTATTACCTTCTTCATTACGAAATTGTGTCTCTGTACAACCGCATCTCATCTAAACTAGGTAAGTTTTGATCAGAAGGATAGAGATAATTcaactacaggaaaaaacactCTGATCATTTCAAGATTTAAACTATGTTTAAGAAAGTACAAAATATGCATCAAACTAGTGAATACAGCAACATACTTCAAGGCCAAGTTTCACGTAACAATGCAATTTTGAAGTTGACACTACACAAGTTATCCATCTACCTCATTTTCTTCATGAGTGTAGTACAGCtcacacaagaaaacactgaagcagGAATGTGACTTCTACATTTAATTCtcaattaaagaaaacagttgctTCTTACATCAAAAAGAGCTGCACAACAGCTTGTGTTAAGTTCTCACAACCTTATTCCAAACAACATCATCTATCCAAAACCACACAATCAGGACACTAACACCTCAAAAAGTAGCCAAAAAAGGGTATTACACAGACATGATGGAACTGCCTCCTTTCCTGAAGGGGTTACTGTGGTTGAATGGGCAGAAAACATGCTATTTCTGTCTCTAGTTCAGAGACAGTAAGAGGTCCTTGCCTCACAAGAAGGTACTTACATTTTGTAATAGAAAACCTTGGACTCGCCAGTGTTAGCTGCTGGAATGAGGTGTTTGTCCAGTACATCCAGAATGTCACAACAGATTAACTTCAGTTCAGTCTCAAcctattaaaacaaataaaaacaaaatgaaaagaggaGGCGAGGTTAGCACATCGTACTAAAAGCTATTTCAAAAATATCCAAATATCAAACAGGCAACATCATAAAAATCCAAAGAGGgggaagacagaaggaaaaaaacctcagctgtTCCACAGGTGCATTAAGCAAAACAGTTCTGCATAACTAGCTGGCACACAAGCGAGGCAAGGATTTGTGTATGATGAAATGCATAACTGAATAATGGAATTATAAATTCCCTGGAAGACAGGTGCATTAAGTTTGTCTCAGGATATAATTCCTTACTTCAAGGCTTGCATATCTCCTAATTCCTTACATTTTTGATCTTGGAAAGCTGCCCTAAGTGGCAACAGTGAAGGGGACAATTTGAAAGTAAGTAATACAATCAGCTAAACTCCATTACACCAGAGTTAAATGGCACCTTCAGAACAAGTTTCTAGTGACTACTTGGGAGGCAAAGCTCTAACGGAAGAGCCCTAAGACAAAAATCATGGAGTATCAGAACAGAATAAAGGTGTgccacacaaacaaaaaggtcaggtacaagagaaaaaaacaaactgcagaaGATACAGACTtcagaaacaggcaaaaaagGCTAAGCGCAGCAactcagagaaaaagcagaaatcatcAACACTGAGATCTGTGGCCAAAGAAAACCAACATATAAAGTCTTGTTTTAAAATCGATATTGGATATTAATAACCAAAGTTGAAAACACAGTCACATCACcttcattttttctaatttagaaTATAAAGCAAGGTCTACAAGGTTAGGTTTTACCACAGAAAGTTTCACACCTGACAGCAAAGAAACTACGCATACCCACAAAAGCTAAAAACTGTCTTTTGACATCAAATTGCCAAAACCAGACTTGCTTTGAGCACCCCATGTCATTCACAGTAGGAGCGGCTGGTTAAGTGCAGATAGTAACctactgctgctgtttcatgATTTTGCAGTAACTTTCACAGCTACAGCTGAAGACAACTCTGGCTCAAGCTATTTTTATGTACTATAAAGTAGAGGTTTTTTGAGCAAAGGCATCAACATCAGTCACAAGAAACTACCAGACACTGCATGTCTTGGATCACAAGAGCAGCCCCACTGAGTCCACTATCCCTTCCTATCCTCCCACCCATGcaagttttggtttggtgggtttggagggggtgggggtgggggtgtgtgtgtccatactttaagctttttttttcttgccatgtaatatttttatcacCATATAGCTCCCAAACTATTGGGGTTTGTAACCACAACATCTATCCtcaaaagctgttaaaataagagatccaaaataaatgttaactggcacatacatacacataccatTTGTACAAAAATGGCTTAACAGACTTGCAAAAGTTCCTTTAGAGAAATTTATCTACAGTGAATTTCATGTACAATGTCAGAATGCCCTAACATTCAGAGGAAGGGTTAGAAGTTGTGACAAATGCTTAAGGAAGTTGCTGAAATGTGGTCACTTGAGAAGAATCTACTTCATATATTCTTGGGCTACAAAAGCTATAAAACCTTTGGCCAGCAGTCAGTTCCTGCAAACTTCTTTCCTCTTGATCCTCTTTTTCAATGACTTCTTTTGCAGACAGATCTTcagcaaaactgcaaagaaTTAAATCAGTTTCTAATCCTCTTTTGTTAAATAACCATACACGTACAAACTTCTATTTCATCTCAGACAGAcctttttcagctttgcttaAAGGATCAGTCACACAAGTTAGAGATCAGCTGCTGTCCTGGGCAATGTAGGTATCTGACCAAGCTTAGTTTAAAAAAGGTTTAATACAAATCAAGctgtttaagaaaagaaaacccacaagaaaACCCTAAAAGCTCTTTTATGAGAGCAACTGCAAAGCAGTACACCAGCACAAAAGCCCACACTAAGCCTGCTCAGAGCATTCAGAAATGGCAGGTTTAGGGTCTATCACCATTCCAGCTCCAAATCACATATGGGTCTAGCAAGGAAAAACTGGTCATCCCAATGGGTGCACAGGAGCCCCCACAATCCACCCTGCCTCTTTATTTCAGTGGTAGTGCTGGCTTAATCAGATTCTAGACTGTGTTCTTGGCTCTGCAGATACAAAAGCTTGTAAACCACCTGGTGATCTAAATAAGGAAACTTATTAGAAGCACCCAAAGGAAGGGTAGCCTGTACTAGTTCTTTGACCTGTTTTAATATGTAGCCCCCAAAATAGCTGCACCTCACAAATGAGATGCAACATGAAACTAGAACAGTAGGAAACAGTTGCTAAAGCCTGTAACCtacctccctcccacccctgccaAAACAGACAGGCCACCCATATTTATGCCAATTCATAGCCTAACCTTCCTAATAAGAGGGGAACAAGAgagccctgcagctgccccaGAATACGACCCAGGTTGTCAGAGCACTAGAAACACATTCTCATATGCCACAAATACAGACCAGTGAAAGGAAGGTAAATGCCTGTCCTATGCTATTAGGAAAGGGATTTGGTCTTACTGCAAGGAAGTGAACTGTATTATGTGCAGACATATACCACTTCATCCTCTCAAGGACGAAGAACGCAAGCTTCAGCGCATTCTCGTCCACAGAGATGCAGTCAGATGAGAAAGCCAGGGGCTCTACTTTTGTGTATCCAAATGGCCACAGGACCCAGAAAAGCACCCTCTCTACAAAGGAAGTAAGTGGCATTTTCCCCCATGGCTATGCGTGTTTTACTACGTTTATGTTAAGTGGTCTCAATAAAGGCACAGCCTGCCATCTTCCATCATCTCTGTGTCGCCTACTGTATGCCTCGGACAAAACCAGCCCAGCCCTACTCCAACAACACCATCATCCCTTAAGTTTTGCCCCAAGTCATGGTGCCTAGTAGCTCAAACtccaaacattttaaacagcCATGTACTAAATTAGAATAAATACTGATGTAGACCAAAACCATCAAATAATTACTTCCACACAAACTACACCTTCTGTTTCAGCTTGAGCAGCACTCTATAGCTGAGCAAGGTCACACGTGGTTCTGGTGGTAGGCGAGAgagatgtgtttttcttttctttctttaaacttgGCCTGTCAGTCCTCAGACAAGTGTTGGATgtgtttgggggtttctttTGGGGGGGAAGTAGTGAATGTGCATATGTGTTTATTCCCCTTCTTCAGACCCTTTCAAGCCTGGGAAGGGTCTCCCAACAACACTGAACTATGCTGAAAAAATGCTACAATAGTGGGTACTGACAACGTAAGCAGAATAACCAGAACTCTGCTGAGCCTGCCCTGGTATCTTGTCAGAGAAGCACTGAGCATAACAGGGCAGCTGTGCTATTGCTCCAGCAGCAACACCAAAAAGCATCATCCAAACCTTTGCAATATATTCTTCAGGCCCTTACTGCTCCCATGCCATCTTGCCAAACCCTTTAACACTCTTTATAGCAGATGCTAATCCATAGTAAGTCTCCCAGCAACTACAAACAGGATCTGGTCTTCAGCTACAGACAATACATAGAAACTCTTGGAAAACTCAAGGTAGTTGACAGCTAGTCTTTCTCCAGCACAGAACTACATTAGTTCTCCAGAGCACTGTTCCACCAAAGCAACAGTGATGCTATTCACTTTAAGGATTTAACAGCTGAAGATACTGTTGGCATGGCACTGCACTTCACGtggcatctctctctctcaacaGATACTTCAAGGACTACATACATGTGTTTCTTACACGTCAGTCTGTTCTGCATGATACTTGCTCTCTTTACAAAGAGAGATGCAGAACAATGCCTTTTTCACAGTCCTttcaaaaacaagaaaaaagtcttttcactATTAAAGGATCTTTGGCAGAAGATAGTAACCGCCCACAAAACactgtgcaaaaaaaaccctggaagCATGCAGTATAAGACAAATTTAAACAATCATCAGATAGCTATTGTCTTATATGTTCTGTTAGAAAGATTTTAAACACCCATCAAGAAACAGTATTTGGGACTGTATGTAACCGGCAGAGCCTCATCCCATCAGCATGCCAGCATAAAATTAGAAACTCACAACTTTAACAATTCCATGGAGCAACAGAAACCCTGTGAGTCAACAGAAAGTAGTCCAGAGCCATTCCTGAGAAAAGATTTCCAAGCCAACATCATTTCCATTGGTGGTATATGAATCAGTGCCAGGTGATATAATATACTCCACTGTTTCTCTGGAAGTGAAGGTCTGAACCATGTGGAGGCACTTGTCCTCAAATAATGGAGATTAAGACTCTGTAGAAATGCGTGGGATTTAAACAGTATGGGAGCATGTCTGCTCCATGCTAAACCATCATTTAAGGAAAGGGCGGAACAACCACTCACTGTTCTAATAACTGAAGGTTTCATTAGCCCTTACTGATGAAAGTCAAAGCTTGCTCCAAGTTCTCCATTTTAGGTAAAGTTGCACAGACTGAATAGACTCAGCATGAAGTTATGTGCATCAggtttttccctcctcccccagcaagagagagaaaatagcaaGGCCCTAGAGGTTATTACATATGCAAGTTTCACAGTTGAGATGACCATGACATCTTAacatcccccatccccaggaacATGGAGTACTTAATCTCAGAGCAATTGCTTTAACGGCTACCAGTGTAACTGACCAGTTTAGggacaaaaattaagaaaatctgtattttaagaacTAATATGGCTTCTCTGACAGCATCTATCTCAGCATTCATTTCAACGCAGGCATAGCTATCTGAGCTAATAATAAGTCTGCCAGTTCAACTGTACAAGATAACTAGGCAACCATTCTTCACTGTCACCCAACTGCCAAGCACTTAGTTTACAGCAAGTTTTCATCTGGgcaaaaaaagtaacaaaacaagACCAACACACATGAAATGCAACTATCACAGTGATAAAAGGCAAGGTAAAGGAGCCAAATAAAGCGGCCAGTTGGCTTACACTGCCTGTCTTACGCCAAAAAGAACACTGAAGATCCCTCCCCATTGGCATTTTAACCAACAGTGTTAATATTTTGAACTTTGTAGGACAGAGTACTGCAATAGCACCAAGTGTCAAAGTCTGTATGAGCCAAGCTTCTACTTCTGATAAAGTTGCTTTAACAGCCAAACATCTCCTTTGACATGGTTAATTTCCCCCAAAAAAGTTGCATGGGATAAGTCAGGTTGGAGAGGAAAGAATAAGGCCTTCTGAGCATATGCAACCTCATGCTTGAGTAAGTAGGGAAGAAACAAAGTGCCAGCACAGTTCAAATACTCAGCAGATATGTAAATGCACTGAAGCAAACaccctccctttctccttcaagtCTACTGCCCTCCGAGTGTTTACACAAGAACACCCAACCTCTCCCCTTcaccaaatatatttttttcttcagacaaGGAACAAACTTCATCCCTTCACGACTGTCACCTCATTACAGGTCATCACACTGCAGGCAATCTAGAACACTGGAGCAGTTTACGGCAAGGGTAACAAAACTGGATCTTAGCTAAATGGCATTATGTCAGAACATCAACTACATCTTACCATTTGCCGATATTCCCgaatcatttttaatttatcttctccacctttgttttcttctttctgttcaaTGCTGCTGATTATTCTCCAGGAAGCTCTTCTGGCTCCAATCACGTTTTTATATGCAACAGAAAGCaggtttctttcttccactGTCAACTCCACATCCATTCCAGCCACTTTCTTCATTGATTCAACCATTTCTAGGAGGAAAATGTCAGACAATTATTTTCACAGCTAAGGCATCTTTCAAACCATTCAAGAAAGTTGTATGTTAATGATAGCTTATGAAAACaggctccctcctccttttatACACAGTTATTCCTCACTTTTATACTGGAATGTTCCAAACAAATCAATGAGCATGTAGACAAAGGAAGTATCTGATgttctttaaatgcattttgacaAGGGtctcaaattatttaaagataatGTTGTGGGGTGGGTTTGTTCTAAGAGACAGACAAAAAGGATTTAgcagcaaacacatttttcacagCAGGTAATAGTTATCAGTACAATCCTACAGGAACGCATGTTCTTCAAAGTGcttcagaaaaggcagtgaATAGTGAGAAAAGCATGAGCAAATGTAGGGTAGTTTTCAGCACAGTAAGGATAAACTGAAGAATTACAGTATGCTCCACTGATTTGTCAACTAGGATACAGTGTAACATGGTAAttaaccaaaaaataaaatccatattTGAATAGAGAAGTATGAGTGCTGTTATAAGGGAACCAAGTCAAAGTTCCAAGAGGAAACCACCAAAAGAAAAGTTAGGTGCTTGGAGAAGTAACAAAAAAGTCATCCTGAGGATAACCAGAGCAACCATATCCACCCATGCCAAGCAGCTATTTATACTGAAaattaacacacaaaaaataaatcaatatttataGTTTAAACCTTTTGAAAAGGGCTTCTAAAcctgaggttaaaaaaaattatgactaaATATAGCTTTCCTATACTCAAGTGGAAGCAAAAGCTTGAACTACTTAAGGAAGGATATAATCCTTTCATTACCTAACCACATGATTGCTTGTaacatattagaaaaataaaagcaaaaaacgTTAAATATGCACTAATTGAGAACCTAGTAAGAGACATCCAGGAATCATACATTTTGTCCCAGCACATAGTACTTCAGTTCATTCACCATTTACCTTCCAGCTTCCAGAAATGGTGGGAATCCCACAGACAGAAAACACGACCATTAACGAATAAGACTAAGCCGCAACTATCCCATTTACTCAACAGGACAATTGTCTCATAGCTATCTGCCATGTAGAGGGGCACTAGAAtgacacagaatcatagaatcatttaggttggaagagaccctTAAGATTGAGTCCAACATATTTAGCTTCTGCCAAGAGCATGATGATGTGATTAGGCTATGTCTCCCACAATATGATGCTTTACTGCTCTGTGGCCTATTTTCCTTGTCCTCTCATCACTCCCCATCATTTTACCTCCTCCTGTTCTGCTGTGTCATGGCAGCACAAGCAATGGGAAACTAATGAAGTTTAACTGTCAATTTTTTCCTTGGGTGCCAAAAGTCACAATCTTAACAGGCATCAGCTATTTTAGCAATGGAAACTGTAGGCTCAATCTTTTTCCCTGGCAGGAACAATGTTATCAGTCTCCAACAGGTCTCTACATGTGGAGGACAAAATTTTATAGTGGCTCTATTCTTacaaaaagtggaaaaaaaatccctacatCCACTAAGGATTCAATAAAACTTTTACAAAACACCACCCTACTATTGCAAAATGGTGAACTTTTTGCTGAAGATTTATTGCCCTAAACCACTCCACATACATAATTAATATTAACATAAGTGTGCAGTCTTGTGATTTAAGCTAGCTAAGTTAAAGGAAATATGATACAGTTACGATATGCGATTTAAATAACGCAAGCGCTATGACTTATTTCCTGAAGGATAACCCTACCATCTACACAAAGAATTTACTTGAAAgctataaattttaaattatgcaagTTAAGCCATCTCATATTTTCAAGTTTCTTGAAACAGTAGAGCTACACCCGAGATAACAAGCCTGACAATTTTTGTGaacaaagatgacaaatggGAGTTAAGACTTGCAGTCTCTGCTACTTGGGTACTTTTGCCAAGCTCCAGCAAGAAATGCAGGGCTTGTCCTTAAGCTTAGTGATTAAGTGCCCTCAGGTAAGAGGGGTAATTGAAACTACATCTGCAGTTTAAGAAATTAACCTGCATTTGTGAATGCACAGCCCTCTCTTCAACCATTCGTTGTAGATGTTCATGAGCTGAAGAGATATCCTCTATGTAAATAAAGTGTAGAGAAAGGATGTGGTAGTCATGCCATACTATACATCAATGACACTCATTCCCAGGCATCCACCATCACTCTGAAGGTCTTTGGTCTAATCCAGATGACCATTACACTTTAATCAAACACGCATGGTTTTAGATATGTGGCAAGCTTAACTAACCAAGATACATTAACTTCGTCCCATTAGATCTTCTCTGAAGTTATGAAAGCCAGAAGAAACTGAGTAACAATAATACTGTCTCTGGAACTGGTAGGTTTCTCAAGTACACCAAGAAAGTACTTGTTTTATCAACTGTACTACAGGTTCCCTTCACAATCTTCTTTCCTAGAACCAGATTTGTCTAacatggaaatttaaaaaaaaaaacaaactatacACAAGACTTGCTGTTCCCCATGAGTATCTGATTCTCAGAGCACACTCACACATATCATTACAAATTTAATCAATTGCTTAGCTTCTGCGGGATTTTATCCACTGCTAGCCTAAACATCTACAAGTCCCTGAAACAGAGGTCTAACATCTCTGTGCACTGGAGGACAAATCAAAATTAAACTGAGCAATAGCCTTTACAGAGGCATACCTAAGACCTAATCCTACAAGAAGCACAGCCTCTGCCAGTATATATTAGCACTGTTGCATCTCTTCAGTCTTCTGCAAAGGAGGTCA
This region includes:
- the YWHAE gene encoding 14-3-3 protein epsilon isoform X1; this encodes MDDREDLVYQAKLAEQAERYDEMVESMKKVAGMDVELTVEERNLLSVAYKNVIGARRASWRIISSIEQKEENKGGEDKLKMIREYRQMVETELKLICCDILDVLDKHLIPAANTGESKVFYYKMKGDYHRYLAEFATGNDRKEAAENSLVAYKAASDIAMTELPPTHPIRLGLALNFSVFYYEILNSPDRACRLAKAAFDDAIAELDTLSEESYKDSTLIMQLLRDNLTLWTSDMQGDGEEQNKEALQDVEDENQ
- the YWHAE gene encoding 14-3-3 protein epsilon isoform X2 produces the protein MDDREDLVYQAKLAEQAERYDEMVESMKKVAGMDVELTVEERNLLSVAYKNVIGARRASWRIISSIEQKEENKGGEDKLKMIREYRQMVETELKLICCDILDVLDKHLIPAANTGESKVFYYKMKGDYHRYLAEFATGNDRKEAAENSLVAYKAASDIAMTELPPTHPIRLGLALNFSVFYYEILNSPDRACRLAKAAFDDAIAELDTLSEESYKDSTLIMQLLRDNLTLWTSDMQGDDS